The Brachyspira aalborgi genome has a segment encoding these proteins:
- a CDS encoding ankyrin repeat domain-containing protein, which produces MKRIILLFLIISNFLFSQNYIGYQISQNNDLMKSIENNDIESVKNILRDGNNLDIYNNKYGMSSLMYAAKLGNMEIVKELLDFGAKDFDFAFYMACMEGYLDIAQKFINEGANNFDIALTYASIGGQLDIVKELINLGAKDINGALVSACEGNHLEIVKYFIENGANVNTKAYIEPYRYYEGAERKYPITAATNIDIIKELVNAGATNLNEALIYNAKQTNRTDNIFNLLELGADINSHNYGNEKTILMYLIERENPDIEAIKKIIELGADINATDRNGNNILIRAVLFEYDKEDNGIYRVFSTPLEIMEELLKSGANITQRNIYGNTAYRIAARNKKKDFIELFDKYRK; this is translated from the coding sequence ATGAAAAGAATAATATTATTATTTTTAATTATTTCTAATTTTTTATTTTCTCAAAATTATATAGGTTATCAAATTTCACAAAATAACGATTTAATGAAAAGTATTGAAAATAATGATATTGAAAGCGTTAAAAATATTTTAAGAGATGGAAATAATTTAGATATTTACAATAATAAATATGGAATGAGTTCTTTAATGTATGCTGCAAAATTAGGAAATATGGAAATAGTTAAAGAATTGCTTGATTTTGGCGCTAAAGATTTTGATTTTGCTTTTTATATGGCTTGTATGGAAGGTTATTTGGATATTGCTCAAAAATTTATTAACGAAGGCGCTAATAATTTTGATATCGCTTTAACTTATGCGTCAATCGGCGGACAGCTTGATATAGTAAAAGAACTTATTAATTTAGGAGCGAAAGATATTAACGGAGCATTAGTTTCTGCATGCGAAGGAAATCATTTAGAAATTGTAAAATATTTTATAGAAAACGGAGCTAATGTAAATACAAAAGCTTATATAGAACCTTACAGATATTACGAAGGAGCGGAAAGAAAATATCCGATAACCGCCGCTACTAATATTGATATAATAAAAGAATTAGTAAACGCGGGAGCTACTAATTTAAATGAAGCTCTTATTTATAATGCAAAACAAACTAATAGAACGGATAACATATTTAATTTATTAGAATTGGGGGCAGACATTAACTCTCATAATTATGGCAATGAAAAAACTATTCTTATGTATTTAATAGAAAGAGAAAATCCCGATATTGAAGCGATAAAAAAAATTATAGAATTAGGCGCGGATATTAACGCAACCGACAGAAACGGAAATAATATTTTAATAAGAGCGGTTTTATTTGAATACGATAAAGAAGATAACGGAATATATAGAGTATTTTCAACTCCACTCGAAATAATGGAAGAATTATTAAAATCGGGAGCGAATATAACTCAAAGAAATATTTACGGAAACACGGCTTATAGAATTGCCGCAAGAAATAAGAAAAAAGATTTTATAGAATTATTTGATAAATACAGAAAATAA
- a CDS encoding excinuclease ABC subunit B: protein MNCNICGKEKAVLHIVETIDEKRDKISVCKKCSKDFGIIEKCFESLEDNNNLISIFPNHKSTKLKKIKANKKNRKETCNACGYSLNDFLKTKTVACPKCYNSFETFVKKIVYRIHNKNKHIGNMPNKKLSEVDIEKEILKHQSDIEILKSMEKYEEANELKKKIETLSEVLISKKI from the coding sequence TTGAATTGCAATATATGTGGTAAAGAAAAAGCGGTTTTGCATATTGTTGAAACGATAGACGAAAAACGCGATAAAATTAGTGTTTGTAAAAAATGTTCTAAAGATTTTGGAATTATAGAAAAATGTTTCGAGAGTCTTGAAGATAATAATAATTTGATTTCCATATTTCCAAATCATAAATCTACTAAATTAAAAAAAATAAAAGCAAATAAAAAAAATCGTAAAGAAACTTGTAACGCTTGCGGATATTCTTTAAATGATTTCTTAAAAACTAAAACTGTAGCATGCCCAAAATGTTATAATAGTTTTGAAACTTTTGTTAAAAAAATCGTTTATAGAATTCATAATAAAAATAAACATATAGGAAATATGCCAAATAAAAAATTATCCGAAGTCGATATTGAAAAAGAGATTTTAAAACATCAAAGCGATATAGAAATTCTTAAAAGTATGGAGAAATACGAAGAGGCTAACGAGTTGAAGAAAAAGATAGAAACTTTAAGCGAAGTTTTAATATCTAAAAAAATATAA
- a CDS encoding ComF family protein, with the protein MIKKIIKNFIKNIFEIIFPNHCIICGNMIESEKINYICIDCINKKLDYIHTDDYIRCERCGKLLEDKNTTCACKYEEIYFDECKSMLYYKDITINLIHKMKFGHRYLISQDFGVILSFYYKDYIKKFDAITFVPLGKNRFFERGYNQSELIAKTISKILNIKLIENMIIRKKETYPLSMIKDKELRKKTIKGAFIINKNFKLENSKKINILIIDDVFTTGTTLNEISFEIRKIENIDKIGVLTVARVN; encoded by the coding sequence ATGATAAAAAAAATTATAAAGAATTTTATAAAAAATATTTTTGAAATAATTTTTCCAAATCATTGTATAATTTGCGGGAATATGATTGAAAGCGAAAAAATAAATTATATCTGTATAGATTGTATAAATAAAAAATTAGATTATATTCATACGGACGATTATATTCGCTGTGAAAGATGCGGAAAATTATTAGAAGATAAAAATACAACTTGCGCTTGCAAATACGAAGAAATTTATTTTGACGAATGCAAATCAATGCTTTATTATAAAGATATAACGATTAATTTAATTCATAAAATGAAATTCGGACATAGATATTTAATAAGCCAAGATTTTGGAGTAATATTGTCTTTTTATTATAAAGATTATATAAAAAAATTTGACGCTATAACTTTTGTTCCTTTGGGAAAAAATAGATTTTTTGAAAGAGGATATAATCAAAGCGAATTAATAGCAAAAACGATTTCAAAAATTTTAAATATAAAATTAATCGAAAATATGATTATAAGAAAAAAAGAAACTTATCCTTTAAGTATGATAAAAGATAAAGAATTGAGAAAGAAAACTATAAAAGGCGCTTTTATTATAAATAAAAATTTCAAATTAGAAAATTCTAAAAAAATAAATATTCTTATAATAGACGATGTTTTTACAACGGGAACTACTTTAAATGAAATATCTTTTGAAATTAGAAAAATAGAAAATATTGATAAAATAGGAGTTTTAACTGTCGCTAGAGTTAATTGA
- a CDS encoding NAD-dependent deacylase — protein sequence MIDYKLIAKTIKESKYAVAFTGAGISVESGVPPFRGPDGLWEKHGSQFAEISYFTRYPKESWQSLKKVFYEPIDNVKPNKAHIVLANLEKAGIMRSVITQNIDNLHQEAGSKIVYELHGTAKYAVCMKCKNKYKINKEILSMNPPTCEKCSSVLKPAFVFFGEQLPSFDFQSSIDDANKSDLFIIIGTGGEVMPAAQIPHLAKRSGAKIIEINPEPSSFTNSIVDIYVKEKSGIAFGEIEKYLDI from the coding sequence ATGATAGATTATAAATTAATAGCAAAAACGATTAAAGAATCAAAATATGCCGTAGCTTTCACGGGAGCGGGAATAAGCGTTGAGAGTGGAGTTCCGCCTTTTAGAGGTCCTGACGGTTTATGGGAAAAGCATGGAAGTCAATTTGCAGAAATATCTTATTTTACAAGGTATCCAAAAGAATCTTGGCAATCTTTAAAAAAAGTTTTTTACGAGCCGATTGATAATGTAAAACCGAATAAGGCTCATATAGTTTTGGCTAATTTAGAAAAAGCGGGAATAATGCGTTCTGTAATTACTCAAAATATAGATAATTTGCATCAAGAGGCGGGAAGCAAAATAGTTTATGAACTTCATGGAACGGCTAAATATGCGGTTTGTATGAAATGCAAAAATAAATACAAAATAAATAAAGAAATATTATCTATGAATCCGCCAACATGCGAAAAATGTTCTTCTGTATTAAAACCAGCATTTGTATTTTTTGGCGAGCAATTGCCTTCTTTTGATTTTCAAAGTTCAATCGATGACGCTAACAAAAGCGATTTATTTATTATAATTGGCACAGGCGGAGAGGTTATGCCAGCCGCTCAAATTCCGCATTTGGCTAAAAGGTCGGGAGCTAAAATTATAGAGATAAATCCCGAGCCTTCAAGTTTTACAAATTCTATAGTCGATATTTATGTTAAAGAAAAATCGGGAATCGCTTTCGGCGAGATAGAAAAATATTTAGATATTTAA
- a CDS encoding guanido phosphotransferase — protein sequence MFADKNIADWIYNKSSEDNIVLYSKVSIYRNLENIRFHYHMDKYEIDKVDSILKKNIEELNLNLTEIKLKNIDSSNINILKENLTLPKNRNLLNATLYTNMDESTSILVNSNEHCEIQTIARGFELKECFKKAYDIENKLDEKVDFSFDKKLGYLTGSPQKIGTAMNLMVSMAIPAILCKTPNNIDYFISKFSKLGFDLFVRDEKNIPILNITNRVMIGIKEKDILKNMIDIVNDILDKEKKIRNRIKKLDKIKIEDRIYRSKAILSSARKLTYSEIIKYSFWLRAGLYYDMPEMKNIELDDLYYILFITKNNHLKNLNNQNNTQNINEIRANIIREIFNNK from the coding sequence ATGTTTGCCGATAAAAATATAGCAGATTGGATATACAATAAAAGCTCTGAAGATAATATTGTTTTATATTCTAAAGTGTCGATATACAGAAATTTAGAAAATATAAGATTTCATTATCATATGGATAAATACGAAATTGATAAAGTAGATTCTATATTAAAAAAAAATATTGAAGAGTTAAATCTTAATTTAACCGAAATAAAATTAAAAAATATTGATTCTTCTAATATAAATATTCTTAAAGAAAATCTCACTCTTCCAAAAAATAGAAATTTATTAAACGCGACATTATATACGAATATGGACGAATCGACTTCTATACTTGTAAACTCAAACGAACATTGCGAAATACAAACTATAGCGAGAGGATTTGAATTAAAAGAATGTTTTAAAAAAGCTTACGATATAGAAAATAAACTTGACGAAAAAGTGGATTTTTCTTTTGATAAAAAATTAGGATATTTAACAGGCTCTCCGCAAAAAATTGGAACGGCAATGAATTTAATGGTTTCTATGGCAATTCCCGCTATTCTTTGTAAAACTCCAAATAATATAGACTATTTTATAAGCAAATTTTCAAAATTAGGTTTTGATTTATTTGTAAGAGATGAAAAAAATATTCCAATACTTAATATAACAAATAGAGTTATGATAGGAATTAAAGAAAAAGATATATTAAAAAATATGATTGATATAGTCAATGATATTTTAGACAAAGAAAAAAAAATAAGGAACAGAATTAAAAAACTTGATAAAATAAAAATTGAAGACAGAATATATAGAAGCAAAGCGATATTGTCATCTGCAAGAAAATTGACATATAGCGAAATTATAAAATATAGTTTTTGGTTAAGGGCGGGATTATATTATGATATGCCTGAAATGAAAAATATTGAACTTGATGATTTATATTATATATTATTTATAACTAAAAATAATCATCTTAAAAATTTGAATAATCAAAATAATACTCAAAATATAAATGAAATTAGAGCGAATATAATTAGAGAAATTTTTAATAATAAATAA